From Pusillibacter faecalis, one genomic window encodes:
- a CDS encoding C-terminal binding protein codes for MSQKVVMTGTLGVMTESNLQVMKELLERKLPGAEFQFLFDAPQDDKTLIAAAKGASVMITQYQFLSDAVYDALAPELKAVVAFGIGYNSANLSAATAHGVYVCNVPNYCLEEVAVHVVALIMAEQRRMPNLIKWIEDGKWGGGYKAIAPVRRFSCSTVGLYGFGRIARYVAKMLSGFGCRVIAYDAIVSAESIREAGVEPVDFDTLLAESDYLTLHVPLLPSTEGIFNRDAFQKMKPTAILVNTARGALCNPDDLYDALTTGKIYGAAIDAYITEPPAGVERKILELPNVLSTPHVGYYSDDAFNELIEQTVDVAIHVLKNEDPGTLINRELWKQ; via the coding sequence ATGAGTCAAAAGGTTGTGATGACCGGAACATTGGGGGTGATGACAGAGTCAAACCTTCAGGTCATGAAGGAACTGCTGGAACGCAAGCTTCCTGGTGCAGAATTTCAGTTTTTATTTGACGCTCCGCAGGACGACAAGACGCTGATTGCCGCCGCCAAGGGTGCATCTGTGATGATTACCCAGTATCAGTTCCTCAGCGACGCAGTTTATGACGCCTTGGCTCCCGAGCTTAAGGCGGTGGTCGCTTTTGGCATCGGCTATAACAGTGCCAACCTGTCCGCAGCTACAGCCCATGGCGTCTATGTCTGTAATGTTCCTAACTACTGCCTGGAGGAGGTCGCCGTTCACGTGGTGGCTCTTATTATGGCGGAGCAGCGGAGAATGCCAAACCTAATCAAGTGGATTGAGGATGGAAAATGGGGCGGCGGTTATAAAGCAATCGCCCCCGTGCGACGGTTCTCCTGCAGCACCGTCGGTCTGTACGGCTTTGGCCGGATCGCGCGTTATGTCGCCAAAATGCTCTCCGGCTTTGGCTGCCGTGTCATTGCATACGATGCCATTGTTTCGGCAGAGTCCATCCGCGAAGCCGGTGTGGAGCCGGTAGACTTCGACACACTGCTGGCTGAGTCTGACTATTTGACGCTGCACGTTCCCCTGCTCCCCAGCACGGAGGGCATCTTCAACCGGGACGCGTTCCAGAAGATGAAGCCCACTGCCATCTTGGTCAATACCGCTCGCGGCGCGCTGTGCAATCCGGATGACCTCTATGATGCCCTGACCACCGGTAAAATCTACGGAGCTGCCATTGACGCGTATATCACTGAGCCTCCTGCGGGCGTGGAGAGAAAAATTCTGGAGCTGCCGAATGTGCTCTCCACACCTCATGTGGGCTATTACTCTGACGATGCGTTCAACGAACTGATTGAGCAGACTGTGGATGTAGCCATCCATGTTCTCAAAAATGAGGACCCCGGCACCCTGATTAACCGGGAGCTCTGGAAGCAATAA
- a CDS encoding TRAP transporter large permease, protein MVALLFISLAVCLLFTVPIAISLALSSLCVISIGYPPGMMNMLAQSMVTSVDNYSLMAIPFFMLLGIIMEKTGIAQGLIKLAERVVGSKPGGMGTAAIVACCFFAAISGSGPACVAAIGSIIIPAMRRQNYDPAYCGALLASGSTIGPVIPPSIPMIVYGATVGVSVTGLFASGVIPGILMGLVLVLYNKFVSKKRGYAPATQDVEEKGANVFKEAIWAIIMPVIVLGGIYAGIFTPTEAAVVGVVYALFVGKFIYHQLTLRKFLDGLLEASVLSATVMIVMGGASTFGRILTLEKVPTLLTDTLLSISSSPIVVMLMMNVLLLIAGMFIDTTSNIILFAPLLCPVATAMGFDLTYFGLVMCVNLCIGFLTPPLGVNLFVAQKISGAKLESIIKEVWPMIGILAILLVVIIAFPDLSLFLPRLLGLIS, encoded by the coding sequence ATGGTCGCTTTGCTATTTATTTCACTGGCGGTATGTCTTCTTTTCACAGTGCCGATTGCCATCAGTCTCGCTTTGTCCTCCCTGTGCGTCATCTCTATCGGCTATCCGCCTGGCATGATGAACATGCTGGCGCAGTCCATGGTGACATCCGTTGATAATTACTCCCTGATGGCAATTCCCTTTTTCATGCTACTGGGAATCATCATGGAGAAAACCGGCATCGCTCAGGGCCTCATCAAGCTGGCCGAGCGCGTTGTGGGCTCCAAGCCCGGCGGTATGGGTACGGCAGCCATTGTTGCCTGCTGTTTCTTCGCTGCAATCTCCGGTTCGGGTCCTGCCTGTGTGGCTGCAATCGGCAGCATTATCATTCCTGCCATGCGCCGCCAAAACTATGACCCGGCTTACTGCGGCGCTCTGCTAGCCAGCGGTTCCACCATTGGCCCGGTAATCCCGCCCTCTATCCCCATGATCGTCTACGGCGCCACTGTGGGCGTCTCTGTCACCGGATTGTTCGCCTCCGGCGTGATTCCCGGCATTTTAATGGGGCTGGTGCTGGTCCTATACAACAAATTCGTCTCTAAGAAGCGCGGCTATGCGCCTGCTACCCAGGATGTTGAGGAGAAGGGCGCAAATGTCTTCAAGGAGGCTATCTGGGCAATCATCATGCCGGTCATTGTCCTTGGCGGCATTTATGCTGGCATCTTCACGCCCACCGAAGCGGCAGTAGTTGGCGTTGTGTACGCCCTGTTTGTAGGCAAATTCATCTATCACCAGCTGACCCTGCGCAAATTTCTGGATGGTCTCCTGGAGGCCTCCGTGCTTTCCGCCACCGTCATGATCGTGATGGGCGGCGCCAGCACCTTCGGCCGCATCCTGACCTTGGAAAAGGTCCCAACCCTGCTGACAGACACACTGTTGAGCATCTCCAGCTCTCCTATCGTCGTGATGCTGATGATGAATGTGCTGCTGCTCATCGCCGGTATGTTCATCGACACCACCTCCAACATCATTCTCTTTGCTCCGCTGCTGTGCCCTGTGGCCACCGCGATGGGCTTTGATCTGACCTATTTTGGTCTTGTGATGTGCGTGAACCTGTGCATTGGCTTCCTGACTCCGCCTCTGGGCGTCAACCTGTTTGTGGCTCAGAAAATCTCTGGAGCCAAGCTGGAGAGCATCATCAAGGAGGTCTGGCCCATGATCGGCATCCTGGCCATACTCCTGGTGGTTATCATCGCGTTCCCGGACCTCTCGCTGTTCCTGCCGAGGCTTCTGGGTCTGATCTCGTAA
- a CDS encoding 4Fe-4S binding protein, with the protein MKPQRDIDFHAPDSMETIPFGASFPAGHLVNPNSGYRTFAPKFNHEQCIRCLFCFVYCPEGAICKDGEQLTVDMDYCKGCGICAHECPKKCIEMVKEAE; encoded by the coding sequence ATGAAGCCGCAGCGCGACATTGACTTTCATGCGCCTGATTCCATGGAGACCATTCCCTTCGGGGCGAGTTTCCCCGCCGGCCACCTGGTGAATCCCAACTCCGGCTACCGCACGTTTGCCCCCAAATTCAACCACGAGCAGTGTATCCGCTGCCTGTTCTGCTTCGTCTACTGCCCCGAGGGCGCGATCTGCAAGGACGGCGAGCAGCTAACGGTGGATATGGACTACTGCAAGGGCTGCGGCATCTGCGCTCACGAGTGCCCGAAGAAGTGCATTGAAATGGTAAAGGAGGCGGAGTAA
- a CDS encoding TRAP transporter small permease translates to MKKFLDNIEKYIIYVVLTVLVTLMFGQVVARYVFGLAWGWMEQLTRLLFVYVTFAGMSYACRKSEHLRVSFLAEFLPGKYSRTILFLIGDILMAVVSAYLCYRIFNMMLLCYQQKQVFSGATFIPVWVMYLAGVLGMGGMAIRTLQFGIIPALRSFSGSTEESYGDKELSAKGTGE, encoded by the coding sequence GTGAAGAAATTTCTGGACAACATTGAAAAGTATATCATCTATGTCGTCTTGACGGTCCTGGTAACGCTGATGTTTGGACAGGTCGTCGCTAGATATGTCTTTGGCCTGGCATGGGGCTGGATGGAACAGCTGACCCGCCTGCTGTTCGTCTACGTCACCTTTGCAGGCATGAGCTACGCATGCAGGAAAAGTGAGCATTTGCGGGTGAGTTTCCTTGCAGAATTTCTCCCTGGCAAATACAGCAGAACCATTTTATTTCTGATCGGAGATATCCTGATGGCAGTCGTCTCCGCATATCTCTGCTACCGCATTTTCAATATGATGCTCCTGTGCTACCAGCAAAAACAGGTGTTCTCCGGCGCAACCTTCATCCCCGTCTGGGTAATGTATCTGGCCGGTGTGCTCGGTATGGGCGGCATGGCCATCCGAACGCTGCAATTTGGAATTATTCCGGCCCTCCGCTCTTTCAGCGGCTCCACTGAGGAGTCCTACGGAGATAAGGAATTGTCTGCGAAAGGAACAGGTGAGTAA
- a CDS encoding thiamine pyrophosphate-dependent enzyme translates to MAIVFKDLPDEELVYGQKSCQGCGALLAGRLTMKVLGKKTVLATPACCFAATTSVYPESAIFVNNVVTAFPALASTLSGMAVAGEAMGWDEDITYLGIGGDGGTVDIGLQALSGAAERNENILYICYDNEAYMNTGVQRSGATPYGASTTTTPAGICSKGCDNAFKKSLFEIMAAHRIPYVATASTSYPKDFMEKVAKAKAMKGTKVIHIMAPCPTGWGYPAEKTIEIGKMAVECGLWYLAEYENGRYIIQEPKQFKPIEDYLKAQKRFKHLKAEDYERIRGYRDAEWDRLRRLASM, encoded by the coding sequence ATGGCAATCGTATTCAAAGATTTACCAGATGAGGAACTCGTCTATGGTCAGAAAAGCTGCCAGGGCTGCGGTGCGCTGCTGGCCGGCAGGCTGACCATGAAGGTGCTGGGCAAGAAGACCGTTCTGGCAACCCCGGCCTGCTGCTTTGCCGCAACGACTTCCGTGTACCCTGAGAGCGCCATTTTTGTCAACAATGTAGTCACAGCCTTCCCCGCGCTGGCCTCCACCCTCTCCGGCATGGCTGTTGCCGGTGAGGCGATGGGCTGGGATGAGGACATCACGTATCTTGGCATCGGCGGAGACGGCGGCACCGTGGACATCGGCCTGCAGGCTCTCTCCGGCGCTGCGGAGCGCAACGAGAATATTCTCTACATCTGCTATGACAACGAGGCTTACATGAATACCGGCGTGCAGCGCAGCGGCGCCACTCCCTACGGCGCCTCCACCACCACAACGCCTGCCGGCATCTGTTCAAAGGGCTGCGACAATGCTTTTAAGAAGTCCCTCTTTGAGATCATGGCGGCTCATCGTATCCCCTATGTGGCCACCGCCAGCACCTCCTACCCCAAGGACTTCATGGAAAAGGTTGCTAAGGCCAAGGCTATGAAGGGAACCAAGGTTATCCATATTATGGCACCCTGCCCCACGGGCTGGGGCTATCCCGCTGAGAAGACCATCGAGATCGGCAAGATGGCCGTGGAGTGCGGCCTGTGGTATCTGGCCGAGTATGAAAACGGCCGGTACATCATCCAGGAGCCCAAGCAGTTCAAGCCGATTGAAGATTATCTGAAGGCCCAAAAGCGTTTTAAGCACCTGAAGGCTGAGGACTACGAGCGGATTCGCGGCTATCGCGATGCAGAGTGGGACCGTCTGCGTCGGCTGGCTTCGATGTAA
- the porA gene encoding pyruvate ferredoxin oxidoreductase, producing MGTKAFLSANEAAAHGVRLAKPQVIAAYPITPQTTLVEKLADFIADGQSDARYMMVESEHSAMAAALGASMMGARTFTASSSQGLLYMCEMLSYVSGARHPVVMADANRSTATPWNIYGDQRDAMAMRDSGFVQLYVESGQEALDTMLMAYRLAEDPEVMLPVMVNLDGFTLTHTYDLVDIPDQTDVDRFLPPFQTTNKLDMNNPMTLCATVGPAYHTEGRIQQCLAFETAKRKIQEIDTEFGKIFGRTYHGMYEEYCCEDADLVLVASGSVAGTTRVVVDELRGQGRKVGMIKLKSFRPFPKEFFASIGGKFKALGVIDKSVSFGYDGTIFGDVKSSMYGQGSTKTANFICGLGGRDVSKDMIAEMFGVLQNLSDGKFEDEVQFIGKRW from the coding sequence ATGGGTACGAAAGCATTTTTGTCTGCCAATGAGGCTGCGGCCCACGGCGTTCGGCTGGCAAAGCCCCAGGTGATTGCCGCCTATCCAATCACGCCCCAGACCACGCTTGTGGAGAAGCTGGCGGACTTCATTGCTGACGGGCAGTCCGACGCCCGGTACATGATGGTGGAGAGTGAGCATAGCGCCATGGCCGCCGCCCTGGGCGCGTCCATGATGGGAGCCCGGACCTTCACGGCCTCCTCCTCACAGGGTCTTCTGTACATGTGTGAGATGCTCAGCTATGTCAGTGGCGCCCGTCACCCAGTGGTGATGGCCGACGCCAACCGCTCCACCGCCACGCCCTGGAACATCTACGGCGACCAGCGCGACGCCATGGCCATGCGGGACAGCGGCTTTGTGCAGCTCTATGTGGAGAGCGGCCAGGAAGCTCTGGACACCATGCTCATGGCCTACCGTCTGGCAGAGGACCCCGAGGTAATGCTGCCCGTTATGGTAAATCTGGACGGCTTCACCCTAACCCATACCTATGATCTGGTAGACATCCCCGACCAGACGGATGTAGACCGCTTCCTACCTCCCTTCCAGACCACGAATAAGCTGGATATGAACAACCCCATGACGCTCTGCGCCACAGTGGGCCCCGCCTATCACACCGAGGGCCGCATCCAGCAGTGCCTGGCCTTTGAGACCGCCAAGCGGAAAATCCAGGAAATCGACACCGAGTTCGGCAAGATCTTCGGCCGGACCTATCATGGCATGTACGAGGAGTATTGCTGCGAGGACGCCGACCTGGTACTGGTGGCCAGCGGCAGTGTGGCTGGCACTACCCGTGTGGTGGTGGACGAACTGCGCGGACAAGGCCGCAAGGTTGGCATGATCAAACTCAAGAGCTTCCGCCCCTTCCCCAAGGAGTTCTTTGCCTCTATCGGCGGAAAATTCAAAGCCTTAGGCGTCATTGACAAGAGTGTTTCCTTCGGCTATGACGGCACGATCTTTGGCGATGTCAAGTCCTCCATGTATGGGCAGGGCAGCACCAAAACCGCCAACTTCATCTGTGGTCTGGGCGGTCGCGATGTCTCCAAGGATATGATCGCGGAGATGTTTGGCGTGCTTCAGAATCTGAGTGACGGCAAGTTTGAAGATGAAGTTCAGTTTATTGGAAAGAGGTGGTAA
- a CDS encoding enoyl-CoA hydratase/isomerase family protein codes for MSACKVEVKDYICTVTIDRPPANATSKETYDEIRDTFYALDRREDIKVVILTGAGKIFMAGNELSEFGEFMEPSKCTVHYDRIRNAYLAVKNCRYPVIGAINGSAAGAGCAFAGCCDVLIAAQGAKFALSEIKVGIIGADGYASLMVPEKVLRYMAFSGNPLLAEQIAQWGGIWKVVPREQVLEEAQKLAAEFAQNARRALILWKQCLNENYEHELPKKFNNNLQATIAYQPYHDFKEASTAFIEKRVPEYDEQ; via the coding sequence ATGTCCGCATGTAAGGTTGAAGTCAAGGATTATATTTGTACAGTCACAATCGACCGCCCTCCTGCAAATGCCACCAGCAAGGAGACCTATGATGAAATTCGGGACACCTTCTATGCCTTGGACCGCCGGGAGGACATCAAGGTGGTCATTCTGACCGGCGCCGGCAAGATTTTCATGGCTGGAAATGAGCTAAGCGAATTCGGCGAGTTCATGGAGCCCAGCAAGTGTACAGTGCACTACGACAGAATCCGCAACGCCTATCTTGCTGTCAAAAACTGCCGTTATCCCGTGATTGGCGCCATCAACGGCTCTGCAGCCGGTGCCGGCTGCGCGTTTGCTGGCTGCTGCGATGTTCTGATTGCCGCCCAGGGCGCCAAGTTCGCCCTCTCTGAAATTAAGGTGGGTATCATCGGCGCGGACGGCTACGCCTCCTTGATGGTTCCTGAGAAGGTGCTGCGCTACATGGCCTTCTCTGGCAATCCCCTACTGGCGGAACAAATTGCCCAGTGGGGCGGCATCTGGAAGGTGGTTCCCAGGGAGCAGGTGCTGGAAGAAGCCCAGAAGCTGGCCGCAGAGTTTGCCCAAAACGCAAGACGCGCCCTGATTCTGTGGAAGCAGTGTCTGAATGAAAACTATGAGCACGAGCTTCCCAAGAAGTTCAACAACAACCTGCAAGCCACCATCGCCTACCAGCCCTATCATGACTTCAAGGAGGCCTCCACTGCATTCATAGAAAAGCGCGTCCCTGAGTACGACGAGCAGTGA
- a CDS encoding TRAP transporter substrate-binding protein has product MRRLKSFLCVLSACALVMSLSGCGGDSSTQSGDEVVWIMAHTVTEDIALHKAFVQVAENIKEATDGKFVIEIYPNSLMGGNREVLEGMQFDTFQMTMPNVGMLGGYSDQISVLELPYLIEDVTNFEDADAVYNSDILQPIYDDLADAGFLWLGSWYQGNRHLTTTKTPVHTPADMKGLKIRTMESQYHMAHFNALGANAIPLAFSEVFTALQQGAIDGQENPYCNIYTQAIYEVQGYIIETAHIFDIIPVLVSKAAYDKLPEEYQQLLSEEIANMTMEQWQMAMDDDNACKDKIIETGKCEIIELTTEERQAFRDAAQPVYDDYTAEHGSELLDAILAAQE; this is encoded by the coding sequence ATGAGACGTCTGAAATCATTTCTCTGCGTCTTGTCAGCCTGCGCCCTGGTCATGTCCCTCTCCGGCTGCGGCGGCGACAGCAGCACGCAGTCCGGCGATGAAGTCGTTTGGATCATGGCCCATACCGTCACCGAGGACATCGCCCTGCACAAGGCTTTCGTGCAGGTGGCCGAAAATATTAAAGAGGCGACAGACGGCAAATTTGTTATTGAGATCTATCCCAATTCCCTGATGGGTGGCAACCGAGAGGTGCTGGAGGGCATGCAGTTTGATACCTTCCAAATGACGATGCCCAACGTGGGCATGTTGGGCGGCTATTCCGACCAGATCTCCGTACTGGAGCTACCCTATCTCATTGAGGACGTCACTAATTTTGAAGATGCTGACGCCGTCTATAATTCCGATATTCTCCAGCCCATCTACGATGACCTGGCGGACGCCGGCTTCCTGTGGCTTGGCTCTTGGTATCAGGGAAACCGCCATCTGACCACAACCAAAACCCCGGTCCATACGCCCGCGGATATGAAGGGGCTGAAAATCCGCACTATGGAGAGCCAGTATCATATGGCGCATTTCAACGCCTTAGGCGCTAATGCCATCCCTCTGGCCTTTTCTGAGGTATTCACCGCGCTGCAGCAGGGTGCTATTGACGGGCAGGAAAATCCCTACTGTAATATCTACACTCAAGCTATCTACGAGGTACAGGGCTACATTATTGAAACTGCGCATATCTTCGACATCATACCCGTTCTGGTATCCAAGGCCGCGTATGACAAGCTGCCGGAGGAATATCAGCAGCTCCTATCCGAGGAAATCGCCAATATGACCATGGAACAGTGGCAGATGGCGATGGATGACGACAATGCCTGCAAAGACAAGATCATTGAGACCGGCAAGTGTGAGATTATTGAGCTGACCACAGAGGAGCGGCAGGCTTTCCGCGACGCAGCCCAGCCTGTCTATGACGACTATACTGCTGAACATGGCAGTGAGCTGCTGGACGCTATTCTGGCAGCCCAGGAATAA
- a CDS encoding FadR/GntR family transcriptional regulator → MSGLDGFTATGRTGAVDQVIAYVRYAVKNGTYNVGDKLPNESELAATIGVGRSSLREGMRILATYGIVEIRQGDGTYIIDKTVERFLDFLGYIPSSNLQDFIDLRRVIEVGTITVACGKLTEKDFQDLENLNSRLDYQNGLDICVQADRDFHIKLMSIVRNPLILQIEKMIYQTRSELLYKLMCYPDVAQDAHTDHEKIIEALRGGQVYECVEAVMAHLNDVSQNIERLGINPAHQHEI, encoded by the coding sequence ATGTCTGGATTGGACGGATTTACAGCTACCGGCCGCACAGGCGCTGTCGACCAGGTCATTGCCTACGTGCGGTATGCGGTCAAAAATGGAACCTATAATGTGGGCGACAAGTTGCCAAATGAAAGTGAGCTGGCAGCTACGATTGGGGTGGGTCGCTCTTCCCTGAGGGAGGGGATGCGGATTCTGGCTACATATGGCATCGTGGAAATCCGCCAGGGAGATGGCACTTATATCATTGATAAAACCGTGGAACGTTTCTTGGATTTTCTCGGATATATTCCCAGCTCTAATCTGCAAGATTTCATTGACCTGCGCCGCGTTATCGAGGTCGGCACGATTACAGTTGCCTGTGGAAAGCTCACGGAAAAGGATTTTCAGGACCTGGAAAATCTCAACAGCAGGCTTGATTATCAAAATGGCTTGGATATCTGCGTGCAGGCAGACCGAGATTTCCATATTAAGCTGATGAGTATTGTTCGTAACCCTCTTATCCTGCAGATTGAAAAAATGATTTACCAGACACGCAGTGAGCTGCTGTATAAACTGATGTGCTATCCGGATGTAGCACAGGATGCCCACACAGATCACGAAAAAATTATTGAAGCCCTTCGCGGTGGGCAGGTCTATGAGTGTGTGGAGGCTGTCATGGCTCATCTGAATGATGTATCCCAGAATATCGAGCGTTTAGGAATCAATCCCGCCCATCAGCACGAAATTTGA
- a CDS encoding 2-oxoacid:acceptor oxidoreductase family protein: MKEIRWHGRGGNGGFTAARLLGYAASLHCGKYAQAFPSFGPERRGAPVLGFTRIDDAPITDHSQVYSCDCVIVLDETLLEVVNILEGLKEDGSVFINSTLPAEAFRKRPGFDKVKNLVTIDATAIALQELGANIVNTIMMGAAVGGTDLVTPEAMAAAIDGSMSPSLREKNKKVTQMAYDIVKGGMAK; this comes from the coding sequence GTGAAAGAAATCAGATGGCATGGAAGAGGCGGCAACGGCGGCTTCACAGCGGCACGTCTGCTGGGCTACGCCGCGTCTCTTCACTGCGGAAAGTACGCACAGGCCTTTCCGTCTTTCGGTCCTGAGCGCCGCGGCGCGCCGGTCCTGGGGTTCACCCGGATTGACGACGCCCCCATCACAGACCACAGCCAGGTCTACTCCTGCGACTGCGTGATTGTTCTAGACGAGACGTTGCTGGAGGTGGTAAACATCCTGGAGGGGCTGAAGGAGGATGGCTCCGTCTTCATCAACTCCACGCTTCCGGCCGAGGCGTTCCGCAAACGCCCCGGGTTTGACAAGGTGAAAAATCTCGTCACTATCGACGCCACCGCCATCGCTCTCCAGGAGTTGGGTGCCAACATCGTCAACACCATCATGATGGGCGCTGCCGTCGGCGGCACTGATCTGGTCACGCCGGAGGCGATGGCCGCCGCGATTGACGGCTCTATGAGCCCCTCCCTGCGGGAGAAAAACAAAAAGGTCACACAGATGGCCTATGACATTGTAAAAGGAGGTATGGCAAAATGA